The Prunus dulcis chromosome 5, ALMONDv2, whole genome shotgun sequence genomic sequence GAAGAGAAAAGTACTGGTAGAGGATAGAGCACCACTGAATCTATTTAAACATTGTTTAAGCTCTTGATCGGCCTCAATTGTCTTGCTTTTTAATGGCTCTAAAGGTCAGTTTTGCATTaatgtgctgtgaaaataatcactGTCAAATTTGCTGTGGAAGAAATCAACTGTGAGATAAAACAATTTGgcatttggtaaactttttgttgaAAGTGTTGCTAATACTGATTcccgcataatcagaaaatgattgcacATCATTAGTTgttttcccttatagctttctctcacagcaatttttaacaataagtgattttctcatagtttaccaaacaagttgtgcttcccaaaatttttaaaaaattacctatcaccccaaataagcaatgccaaaattttgaaaattagcAACTCAAGTTAGTTTTCTAGTAGATCATCGATTCGATTAGAGCTTGATATTCCTTCAAAAAGTTTATTTGTATGTAGAAAAATTGTTTAGTTTCCAGGCATCCTATTCCATTACAAGAGAAGGTTTGCACTACGTGCTTCATCCTATTCCCCTCATATTTTCTACTTTCAttgacttttatttttgttgggcAACGTAACATTTGTTCTCATCAGTGTGTGTCACCTTATCAAGGGGCAGGCGCTTATAAGGTCATTTTTCATATGGCTCTGAATGCCTTGGATTTCCTACCATGAAAAGATCCATCTTCATCTGCCTTGACCCGGCCAGATCTTCCGATATCAGGCTAGCTAGAGCCTAGATCCATGTTAATGAATCTAGCCAAGATCCTATTTCATAAAATAGGAGGCAATGCCCAGTTACACAAAGCAAGAACTCAAGAAAAGAGCTCAACCAAATACAACAAGATAAGACAAAACGCCTACTACAGTCATGAACCTTCAAAGAGTCAGAGCACCCCTACAGACAAAAGACACAAAACAACCAAAAGGCAACATAAACTTAAACAGAGTTAGGAAATCCGAAGGCAAGGGAAATTGACCTCCTGCACCACTCAAAACCAACCAGCTGCGCCACCAGAACAGGACCATGACCACCGAAGAGAAACTGGTAACCAAAGGGACATACATAAAATGGTGGCGGACAAGCCACCCAAACTACAAAGAGTGCTACCATAATCCAAGCAAGGATTGCAAAAAGCACTTTAAAAGCATCCACAACTCCGGACGTGCCATCGAAAACCGACGGAAGAggtagaaaacaaaaaatcataatacCAGCAAATATGAGTTAATTATGTTTCAAGCTCGAATTCTGTCGTTTCTCCAAACCTAGGCCAAGTAATAAAACCACACAAATATGCCGGCCAAGATTTAATATGCATGTAAGCAATACAAAACAATATTGATCATTGAGATTACAACAACACAAAACGATATTGATAATTGagattaaaaagtattagTTCAGTTCAAATATTCTCTTTCTCACTCTGAAAAAATTAGCGTTATACTAGTTTTGAATTTGTCAAAATGACAAATATTGGCCTCATTGGCGGGCGGACTATACTTTTCTTTGAGATGTTGATCTTTCTTGGAGTTCTTGATCGCTTTGAGGAAAATGCACACGCAAAATATTGAAATCATAAGGTTACCGGTAAGATTGGCTTGGGCCAACCCGATTGTATTGTTGAGATTGACCATAAGGTGGATGAATAGGATTCTGACCTTGATACGGTTGAGCTTGACCATGaggttgatgattttgttgatGGTATGGTTGAGCTGGCCCCTGTTGAACATTCTGGTTGTCGCTCCATCTGAAATTGGGACAGTTGTGGCACGCAGGGTTATATTCTGATATGGTCCTTTGATTGTTTTGATATGGTCCAACAACGTAGGCTTGCTCCATCATGGTATCATTAAAAGACTGTTGTTCTGCACCTTGAGGACAATCTTCATTTACATGACTTGGTGTAGTGCAACACACATTGGATGATTCTTGCATCATTTGTTTCACCAAATTAGTCAAATTAGTAATTTGAGCCTCAAAATGTGAAGGTGTACTTACCTCATAAACTTCAGATTTCTTAGGTGGAGACCTTCTATAGTTGAACTGTAGAGAATTATCAGAAACATTCTCAAACGTTTCTCTAGCTTGCTTAGGAGTCTTGTCCATGAGACTGCCTCCTGAAGTTGCGTCAACAATCATACGGTCTAAATTGAGAAGGCCTTCATAAAAGGTGTGCATTAAGTGCCATTCTGGGATGTTATGATCTGGATAAGAATTTAGAAGTTTTTTGTATCTCTCCCAATACTCGTGGAAGGGTTCTCCATCTAATTGTTGAATCTCCAAAATCTctttcttgatttttctttttgaatccCCACAATACTTGTGTAGAGAATTATTAGAAACATTCTCGAACGTTTCTCTAGCTTGCTCAACAGTCTTGTTCATGAGACTGCCTCCTGAAGTTGCGTCAACAATCATACGGTCTAAATCAAGAAGGCCTTCATAAAAGGTGTGCATTAAGTGCCATTCTGGGATGTTATGATCTGGACAAGAATTTAGAAGTTTTTTGTATCTCTCCCAATACTCGTGGAAGGGTTCTCCATCTAATTGTTGAATCTCCAAAATCTctttcttgatttttctttttgaatccCCACAATACTTGTGTAGAGAATTATTGGAAACATTCTCGAACGTTTCTCTAGCATGCTCAACAGTCTTGTTCATGAGACTACCTCCTGAAGTTACATCAACAATCATACGGTCTAAATCAAGAAGGCCTTCATAAAAGCAGTGCATTAAGAGCCATTCTGGGATGTTATGATTTGGACAAGAATTTAGAAGTTTTTTGTATCTCTCCCAATACTCGTGGAAGGGTTCTCCATCTAATTGTTGAATCTCCACAATCTCTTTCCtaatttttcttgttctttgaGCTGGGAAGAATTTCTGTAGAAATCTTGAAGCAAGGGTTGCCCAAGTTGTGATAGAGTTGGGTGGCAAGGAATAAAACCACGCCTTTGCTCTATCTTTCAAACTGAAAGGGAAAAGTCTCATTCTTATTTCCTCATCATTCATTACTCCAATTTTCATGATTGAGCAGACTTCAAAGAACTCTTTGATATGCATATGAGGATCATCTTCATGATTGCCGAAGAACTTGGGCAATAAGTGAATCATGTCTGATTTCAACTCAAAGTTGGCCAATGTATTTTCTGAATGAATTATGCATGATGGTTGGACAATTGCTTGCGGCACAATAAAGTCCCTCAAAGAAGGTTCCAAATTAGCACGCTCAGCCATTATAGTAAAGGTAGAGGTGTCTCAACCTTTGATGAATTCGGTCTTGAAGATTCTGGTGATAATGACGGAGGAAGCGGATATGCAAAGCTTCTTAGAGTTGTCGCTTTTGTTCTTCTCTTAACAAATACTCTTGGATGTCAGATAGCCTTACATCATCAGAAAAACTTGAGTTTGGATTGTACACAGGCGAATTAATCAttcaataagaaaagaaattaccCAAATTATAATTACTTGCAAGTACACGAATTCCTTAGGTAGGGATTTATAAATACGATGTTGATCACATAAGGACTTGATAATTTAATGCAATTCTAATTTgaacaactaaaaaacaataaataaagaagtaacaacaaacacaaaaagggGGTTCTCGTTTTAAGCTTTTGTAACTAAATTCTCAAGACAAGTacgaaaaaagaaatgcaaaTTAAGGAGGATTAATAAGCGCAAACAACGAGATGTAAATTAAGGTAACAAATACTAGGGCACTTCGAATCAACCCTAACCATCCTAAGCCTTAGCTAAGAGGAATAGTTGCTCATACTAAATACAAATACAACTAGAAACATACTTAAGATAGAGCTTACAGATATTGGATGAACAAGAAGGCATAAGGGCCTTCAATGGTGGAAGAGCTTCCTCCTTGCTTGCTTCTTCCCCTTCTCCCGTTTCTCTGTCTCTCCCCCTCTTTTCTGGTTTCTCTCCCActtcttgtttctttctttaaaaacgTTCAGCTACTcttgccttttttttgtttttttggatCGAAATCAGCTACCCTTGCCATCACGTGAGTGACTTCCCATTCAGCTGCTGCCGTGTGTTTATTCCCATCTTGCTTCATGATTGAGAGACTAAAATAGTATTTCTTTTACTATAGCAATAGCTGGCCATAGATTTTTCTTGTCTCCTTTTTATCATGGGCTTTGTCTTATATTCATTAGAGCTTCGCCAGCGCAAGACCCAACTCGGGGGAAAGGCTCCTTAGGCGAGCCCAACGCAGCTCCAGCGCGAGAAAAACAGTCCGGGCAGCTGCTGGGTCCCACGAGCccgggcaggcccaagggcAACTTCCGCCTGAGCTTCAGCCCGAGTTGGTTGACGTCAGCGCACaggaatttaaattttttttaccgttggcgcatgtaaaaaaaaatttgatttccgCCCGCTGACGTCAGCCCTGACCGTACCCAACGGGCAAGTGCCACGTGTCGCGACAGAGACGCTCCGATggtttttttccagaaatccgacggtcctccttttttttgcttaaaaaattacaaaaaaattctaaaaaattctgaaatttttttaaaaaaataccaaaaaattatgtattttttccctataaatacctaaccattttatttactttccacacaaaatcttcatacaattcttctccatccccaatattttttactctccactcacattattcactttcctcaccaattctccatacaaactattctccttccaatatttcttactctccactcacatttttcacttcccacaccaattctccatacaaactcttctccttccaatattttttaccctccactcacatttttctactactttccatttgtataaaaaaaaaacaaaaaaacaaaacaaatggcatcttctgtcgAAACCGGGGGCTCGTGGTCaactcaggaagatattgcgttgtgtcagtcttgggtgaacgttagtcatgaccctatcacgggcaatgagatgaagttccatcatatgtggagcaaaattcatggagaattttgtcaaagatcgggttccattcggaccgaaatggcgttgtctagtagatggaaacttctgaataaagagttaggcaaatggagaaatgccttgacaaaagcaagggagaacattcgaagcggtcaaaatctatccgatgaggtaaaatatttataataccattttcatcaatttaatgtaactttttttttttggcatattctatttctttttcttgcataattttttttttctttttgcatgtccaatttgtctatattttcttgcataatcaattttattcttgcatttcaaaatagtttaattttcttgcataataattttttttcttgcactttcaattatttatttttaatagatcatacaagcacaaatgtggttcggtgccatggggcaaggcaaaaaaagtttcgtgcatttccaatgttgggaagttgtgaaggattgttcgagattcaaaattattcccaccGGTCCTtcggttgtgttgaatgagacgccgctccacgattcaccatcaaccgattcgccattggactccccaatggaaacggagtcaccactcccacgtccgccgagaccgattgggagaaaggcggcaaaggccaagagagggggcacttcgaacaatgaatgtatacaattattggagcaaatagctaagaacacctcactaagaattgagagagacttgaaaagagatgaagtggacaaggcacgagaggaaacatttgcaattcaacagcagcatgcacaagaaaaagacatggatgatagagagatgaaaatcatggccatggatacgagccatatgtctcctgaaacaaaggcctattggaagcatagacgaagggatgtgatgagaagaaaacttttccatgacgacggacctagcaatacggattggttaaatgatgaaaaccattaggttgtattgaaacacctttgccatatgttgtattgttgtattgttgtattgttgtattgttgtattatcctttaatttgttgtattgtttccttttcattaaataaaaaaagcattaaataatatgactatttattaaaaacatttgagcatcaaaacaaagattaattaaaaacaaaccttaatttattgcaaacaacacacaaaacaaaccatacataaaagcataataataataaaaaaagcataattccaaaaaacaccacacacaaaataaagcataattaaaaacaaagcataattccaaacaaagcactaatcttgacttcatccattgtgattgcctttcatctcccacaagtgctcgatcaagtcaacttgacgtctctcgtgaacatatgaagattgcatttcttcataacgatcaatcatggggttgttgaatcgaccatcccgaactaacggttcgggctccattggtagtccatttggtcccatcggcctttcatatattcttgtcaacgccgtgttcatgggatcgggttcaaacacctctggagcatcgtagtcatactcatcctccacaatcatgttgtggaggatgatgcaagtcatcataatactcctcagcacctcctcgtctagcatccgagcagcacccctgataattgcccaacgagcttgcaagataccgaaacacctttccacgtctttcctgtaaccttcttgaaatgaagcaaagcttctttccttctcggattggggattcgaaattgttttcacgaaggtcgtccacctaggataaattccgtcggcaaggtagtacgcaccagagtatacggtattgttgatttggtacgTGACCtggggggaatgacctcgcaatacctcgtcgaacaccggggattgaccaaggacattgaggtcattctgagatccggcaaccccaaagaaggcatgccaaacccaacagtcgaatgaagctacggcctccaaaattatacttttttggccctttcgATTCCCGTActctccttgccaagcagtaggacaattcttccactgccagtgcatgcaatcaatgcttccaatcatgcctgggaaacctcgagcctctgctttttgtagcagcctttgcaggtccctcggcgtgggtttgcgaaggtactccctcgtgtacaaattttccactgcatcacagaatctcaccaagcactctaggatagttgattttcccatccttgcaatctcatccacctgctctgcagatgccccataagcaagcatccgcaaagcagctgtaagtttttgctccgggataagacccaaaactccaacagcatcatgcttttgaatgaagtatgtgtcgtaattacaaatatcatgcatgattttttgaaacaaatgtggctgcattctatatctctctcgaaacttatgagcaggatataacgaatttgggataaagtaatcctccaagagattcttaccccgagactctctacgtctgtccacatttggggcaCGAGGACGacggtgttgccttgattgattaagcatacacaccgctactgcaagcatttgttcctcttcttcatcggcatcccgatcttcttcagcacgtctacgccggatttcttccctttctttctcttgccTCTCTAACACCCTCttcaagtttgacattgagagtagaatgtgttttgtaaaatctgagaaatgaaggaataaataagagatggtgtgagaggtatgagttgatggtgtagttttatagagggattcagaagatagagatgacacgtggcacaatgttagaggatgaaaatcttatctgaaatatgagattataattttaaaaaaatatctgaaaatattatctaacagagatgacacgtggcacaattttagagggtgaaaatcttatctgaaatatgagattataattttttttaaatatctgaaaatcttatctaacatgggacacgtggtacaattttagagggtgaaaatgttatctgaaatatgagattataattttttttaatgaatatccgaaaattttatctggaataagacacgtggcaatcgagattctcatccgaaaatcttttctgaaaaataatggacacgtgacaaccaaaaatattatctaaaaatttaattacaaaagattatcaaaattaatggtttaaagtattaaaaacaaatgaaaataaagtacaatgaatagtatttgccttaGACTTGCCCTAAACTTAGCCCTCATGGATGGAATCACAAATAgcaaggctgccactattcatgtgaatagtggcagcccttgcttgcccttgccttagacttagCCCTTATGGATGGAGTTGCTCTTAAGGAGCTCCCTCTTTTGACTCAGCTGGTATCTCCCTCTCTATTTGTAGATCTTTGTTGTCAAGTGTACAATATCAAATAGAACGTGGTGAGACAATGATGATGAGACACAAAGAGGGGTCACAAGCAGCGTAGTCAGGAATTGTTGTTTGAGCAAATTTTCACATGGGAGATATTTGAGGGTTGATTTCTcgatttttgatttttttttctctttcttttcctttaatttttgtaaaaaaaatttaggtcaaTGGATAACACCCGGGGATTTCGAAATTAAGAggaatttagaaattttttttgaatgacTTGTGTAATCATGTATTTTATAGGCTCCTTGTATGCTAagatttttggaaaaaaaatccttATTTGGTTAGGGTTATTCTTATCTAAAAAGATAATAGAAATTAACTAAAGAAATCTATCTCTAttaaatcaaagataatttCCCTAATTAAATAGGAATATTCCTCTATTTAATTAGGGTAATTAATTGACCTAAAGAATATTCCTTTTTTCACGTTACATCTTCTTATCTTCCAGCGAAATATGTGTTCCCACAAATGTGATATCATCCATTATAGTCCAATACCCAAAAagagatttatttttttttttttttttggggttaagcattgtttttttttctcaaaaaatatttattcaaagatcCTCCTTAAACTTTCAgcaatttgttcttcaaaataaaaatctcaacAATCAACACATAAGAccaaaacaataacaataaagCAACTACAGataaaatcaataatttaACTAATGAAGAAAGAACAGtaaaatctgaattttgagCATTATTTTCAGTAGAGGAGGTTGAAATAAATGTAGAATAAGCAGAAAGGGCTCGAGTAATCAACCATATATATGTCTGGAATTAGATCAAAgtcagaattttttattattaaaaatggATGTAGATTACTGAAATTTTGATTCTATTGAAACTTCTTCATGATCTACAATTAATAAACTTATTCCTTCTCATACaccaattttatttcttttaattctgTCATTAGTGTATGTTTGGTTTATCTAGTATATGATAGCAAGTAAACCACCATTCAAACACCCTCTGGGGAGAGCTTTACCAAACAGTTCCCGGCTCGGAGTGGTAGCACACTTTGCCACCATTTTACCAAACCAGAAATTGTCCCTAGGTCTTGGTAATAAGGAATCCAAAGATAATTCTCAACTTTAACACAGATGAACTTCATATctcaaacaagaaattaacgaaacaaatactaaaaaaacaaagaaaaatacattgcaaattaacaaaaaccaaaaactaagACAGAGAGATAAATATTGGCTCGGAGCCTTTGGAGCAGAGAAATATATCAAACGCCACAATATTCCTTGATGGAATACAAAGGCCCAAGGGTggagaaattctttttaaaatattgtatatATTCGAACTGATGCAATGCCTTATACTGTAGGGGGTGGTCTTTGTCCACAAGCTCCTTGGGTACGTGTGTTTCTCCTTCTCTGTATGAAAATAGTCCAAACGAGTATCGTACATCGTTCTCCCTCAAGGTCACTCGATGCTTACAAGCTCGCACTCTGTCGTTGCTCCAAACCTAGGCCAAGTCATACAAATATTCCGGCTAAGATTTAGTATGCACGTTGTAATGATAATTGAGATTACAAAAAAGTAAGAATTCAAGCGCTACTCTTTTTGAATTTATCATCAAAATGCCAAAAGGTGGGCAGGAAGACAAGATTATAGGACTCGGTCTAATCCCGTCCTATTTAGAGTCTTGCCCTTGACGAGGAGACTTGTTTTCTCTAATATGTGGAacaattattcaatttaataacGAGGGAGTACCTCTTTTATTAAGAGCACCAAACATGAGAAGAATATTCCAGTTGTCCGGGATATCAAAGGAAGCCTTAATGTTAATTTTAGGTTGGCTGATTTTGCGAAGCTAAATATTCAAGtttcatataatttattttgagagaTCTGTTGCAATTGGAGAATTTAGCCTTTCTCATGTTCGCTCGATCACTTGTCGAGCTTTGTAGGTCTATATTTCTGGCTCCAACACTAGACATGCGTAACATGTGattcaaagaaaaatttaagttaTTAACACACTCAAGACACATTATCTGTAGATTTTTGTGCCATACCTGGAATCCATCACCTGCTAGGAATATGAAGGATGAAGGTAGGGGATCAACACTTATCCACTCATTGTCCTTTGAATATATTTCCAGACCTTTGACATGATTTTGATACAGTGTGGTGCTAAAGGTCTTGTCTGTATGGGCGGGTATACCCTCATCAATTCCAGTTTTGTCGAATTCTTTGTATTGATTAAATCGGTACGTGTGAACGATTGATTGGATGTGATCATCATGGTACTTCTCTACACCATAGTTTTCGAACACCATTCTTGTCACAACCTGATCTAGCTCTTCCATCATTTTTGCATACAAATCAGCACCCTCACTGCccaacaaacaacaaatacTCTAAATGTTCAAAATTTAAGTCACACTGCAAAAGGTTGAGCTAAATATGATcatattttcaaatgttttatGTCAAATTTAGTACTAAATTATACCGAAATGAATCGTGTCCCTCGGGCCAAAAATGATGTGTGAATCTCCGAGTGTCTTCAGGGTCTGTAGCATAGCCAATCCCCAAGCCTTCATTGGCGGCATTCGCGGTTATGTAGCCACTGGGGTAGGGCTTTTCAAAAGAACTTTGcactttgatttcagtgggGAAATCAAACAACTCGCCCAACGTACCAAAGA encodes the following:
- the LOC117629223 gene encoding uncharacterized protein LOC117629223 isoform X2, with the protein product MAERANLEPSLRDFIVPQAIVQPSCIIHSENTLANFELKSDMIHLLPKFFGNHEDDPHMHIKEFFEVCSIMKIGVMNDEEIRMRLFPFSLKDRAKAWFYSLPPNSITTWATLASRFLQKFFPAQRTRKIRKEIVEIQQLDGEPFHEYWERYKKLLNSCPDHNIPEWHLMHTFYEGLLDLDRMIVDATSGGSLMNKTVEQARETFENVSNNSLHKYCGDSKRKIKKEILEIQQLDGEPFHEYWERYKKLLNSYPDHNIPEWHLMHTFYEGLLNLDRMIVDATSGGSLMDKTPKQARETFENVSDNSLQFNYRRSPPKKSEVYEVSTPSHFEAQITNLTNLVKQMMQESSNVCCTTPSHVNEDCPQGAEQQSFNDTMMEQAYVVGPYQNNQRTISEYNPACHNCPNFRWSDNQNVQQGPAQPYHQQNHQPHGQAQPYQGQNPIHPPYGQSQQYNRVGPSQSYR
- the LOC117629223 gene encoding uncharacterized protein LOC117629223 isoform X1; amino-acid sequence: MAERANLEPSLRDFIVPQAIVQPSCIIHSENTLANFELKSDMIHLLPKFFGNHEDDPHMHIKEFFEVCSIMKIGVMNDEEIRMRLFPFSLKDRAKAWFYSLPPNSITTWATLASRFLQKFFPAQRTRKIRKEIVEIQQLDGEPFHEYWERYKKLLNSCPNHNIPEWLLMHCFYEGLLDLDRMIVDVTSGGSLMNKTVEHARETFENVSNNSLHKYCGDSKRKIKKEILEIQQLDGEPFHEYWERYKKLLNSCPDHNIPEWHLMHTFYEGLLDLDRMIVDATSGGSLMNKTVEQARETFENVSNNSLHKYCGDSKRKIKKEILEIQQLDGEPFHEYWERYKKLLNSYPDHNIPEWHLMHTFYEGLLNLDRMIVDATSGGSLMDKTPKQARETFENVSDNSLQFNYRRSPPKKSEVYEVSTPSHFEAQITNLTNLVKQMMQESSNVCCTTPSHVNEDCPQGAEQQSFNDTMMEQAYVVGPYQNNQRTISEYNPACHNCPNFRWSDNQNVQQGPAQPYHQQNHQPHGQAQPYQGQNPIHPPYGQSQQYNRVGPSQSYR
- the LOC117628649 gene encoding 2-oxoglutarate-dependent dioxygenase AOP2-like — translated: MGTQTVAKIPVVDFSNEDCLKPGTSSWLSISKSICHALEELGCFVAILPGKVSPELHNTFFGTLGELFDFPTEIKVQSSFEKPYPSGYITANAANEGLGIGYATDPEDTRRFTHHFWPEGHDSFREGADLYAKMMEELDQVVTRMVFENYGVEKYHDDHIQSIVHTYRFNQYKEFDKTGIDEGIPAHTDKTFSTTLYQNHVKGLEIYSKDNEWISVDPLPSSFIFLAGDGFQVWSNDRVRACKHRVTLRENDVRYSFGLFSYREGETHVPKELVDKDHPLQYKALHQFEYIQYFKKNFSTLGPLYSIKEYCGV